In one window of Saprospiraceae bacterium DNA:
- a CDS encoding (d)CMP kinase → MIIAIDGHSACGKSTLARDLAHALGFLYIDSGAMYRAVTLYFRSKNILPTDSESISKQIDLIHIHFEKTESSHLILNNQDVSETIRSSEINDWVSDYATIPIVRKRMVELQRNLSADSDVVMDGRDIGSVVFPQAEVKFFVTADIETRTQRRFIELQERGIHADYQSVKINLLKRDQIDSTRLDSPLIQCVDAVVIDNSRMTRSEQLQVALDTIRGKQILK, encoded by the coding sequence ATGATCATTGCCATTGACGGACATTCAGCTTGCGGTAAAAGTACTCTGGCCAGAGATTTGGCTCATGCATTGGGTTTTCTATATATAGATTCCGGAGCCATGTACCGGGCTGTTACCTTGTATTTTCGCAGTAAAAATATTTTACCCACAGATTCTGAATCCATAAGCAAACAAATCGACCTCATCCATATTCATTTTGAAAAAACAGAATCGTCTCACTTGATCCTGAACAACCAGGATGTTTCTGAAACAATTCGTTCAAGTGAAATCAACGATTGGGTTAGCGATTATGCTACTATACCGATCGTTCGTAAGAGAATGGTGGAATTACAAAGAAATTTGTCGGCAGATTCTGATGTAGTGATGGATGGCAGAGATATCGGCAGTGTGGTATTTCCACAAGCAGAAGTTAAATTTTTCGTAACTGCCGATATAGAAACACGTACACAACGACGGTTCATTGAATTGCAGGAAAGAGGAATTCATGCAGATTACCAGTCTGTTAAAATCAACTTATTAAAAAGAGATCAGATAGATTCCACCAGGCTTGACAGCCCTTTAATCCAATGTGTTGACGCCGTTGTCATTGACAATAGCAGGATGACCCGTTCTGAACAACTTCAAGTCGCTCTGGACACCATCAGGGGGAAGCAAATTTTAAAATAG
- a CDS encoding ABC transporter permease, with protein MLILRILLDGLHQAIQQLVSSKLRSFLTLLGITIGIFCVIAVLSAVDSLEDNIVQSFDKLGNDVIYVDKWPWQEEPGQNYWKYLARPNPDIDDLEAIQDRSKLAECASIMVFLPGTLVKYSNNYVEGAFLAGITEDYNKVIQLELLEGSYFSGRAFLTGMNEVILGNKLAEALFPQGDATGKKLHLKGQYFVVAGVLKKEGKSIINIMNNDEAIFVPYNTARKLVNIHAHSNWATLINVKAKKGIDLEELKLEIASIIRPVRGLKPLDKNDFAVNELTMLTSIVQGVFKVINYAGFFIGMFAMLVGAFGVANIMFVTVKERTPLIGIKMALGAKRYFILLEYLFEAIMLCIIGGVIGLSMVWAVLTLVGKLLDFPMYISFENILLGLSLSILIGILSGIIPALNASRMDPVEAIRH; from the coding sequence ATGCTGATACTAAGAATACTACTTGACGGATTGCACCAGGCCATACAACAATTGGTGAGCAGCAAATTGAGAAGCTTTTTGACCCTTCTGGGAATCACTATTGGAATCTTTTGCGTCATAGCGGTTCTTTCGGCAGTGGATTCTTTAGAAGACAATATTGTACAAAGCTTTGATAAGCTTGGAAATGATGTCATCTATGTAGATAAATGGCCCTGGCAAGAGGAGCCCGGCCAGAACTATTGGAAATATCTGGCCAGGCCGAATCCCGATATAGATGATCTCGAAGCCATTCAGGACAGATCTAAACTTGCTGAATGTGCTTCTATAATGGTCTTTTTACCAGGGACATTGGTGAAATACTCGAATAATTATGTAGAAGGGGCTTTTCTTGCTGGCATAACAGAGGACTATAACAAGGTGATCCAGCTTGAATTGCTGGAAGGTAGTTATTTTTCCGGTAGGGCGTTTCTTACGGGTATGAATGAGGTTATACTGGGCAATAAACTTGCTGAGGCCTTGTTTCCGCAAGGAGATGCTACGGGGAAAAAACTGCATTTAAAAGGGCAGTATTTTGTTGTAGCCGGTGTTTTGAAAAAGGAAGGAAAATCCATCATCAACATCATGAATAATGATGAGGCGATTTTTGTGCCCTATAATACGGCGCGAAAGCTGGTCAATATTCACGCACATTCAAATTGGGCTACATTGATCAATGTCAAAGCCAAAAAGGGAATCGATCTGGAAGAATTAAAATTGGAAATTGCAAGCATCATTCGTCCTGTAAGGGGTTTGAAACCCTTGGATAAGAATGACTTTGCTGTGAACGAACTCACCATGCTCACCTCTATTGTGCAGGGGGTGTTTAAAGTGATCAACTATGCAGGATTTTTTATAGGGATGTTTGCCATGCTTGTTGGAGCTTTTGGCGTGGCTAACATCATGTTTGTAACCGTAAAGGAAAGAACTCCGCTGATTGGAATCAAAATGGCCCTTGGTGCAAAACGATACTTCATCTTGCTGGAATATTTGTTTGAAGCCATCATGTTATGCATCATAGGAGGGGTTATAGGCCTATCGATGGTTTGGGCTGTTCTTACCCTGGTTGGTAAACTTTTGGACTTCCCCATGTATATCTCATTTGAGAATATCCTGTTGGGCTTAAGCCTATCCATATTGATTGGAATCTTATCCGGAATAATACCAGCATTGAACGCTTCCAGGATGGACCCGGTGGAAGCCATCAGACATTAG
- the queA gene encoding tRNA preQ1(34) S-adenosylmethionine ribosyltransferase-isomerase QueA: MRTKLSQFTFNLPKNLIAQYPVNERSEARMMVIHKDSGKIEHRTFQDLLEYVTEDDCMIINNTKVFPARMFGRKEKTGAKIEVFLLRELNRDVRLWDVLVDPARKIRVGNKLYFYDKNGKEVLVAEVVDNTTSRGRTIRFLFDGDRDAFQAALKTLGQTPLPKYITRNPEPSDEERYQTIYASEIGAVAAPTAGLHMSRELYKMLQIKGLNFGEITLHVGLGTFRTIDVEDLSKHKMEAEYFRIPDETADLVNKAKDNNKSIFALGTTSMRALESSVTASRYLRAAEGWTNLFIYPPYEFRIANKLITNFHLPKSSLLIMVSAFTGHELLTEAYEIAIKEKYRFFSYGDSMLIV; encoded by the coding sequence ATGCGGACCAAACTTTCCCAGTTTACATTTAATCTTCCTAAAAACCTGATCGCCCAATACCCGGTTAATGAGAGATCGGAGGCCAGAATGATGGTCATACACAAAGACAGTGGTAAAATTGAGCACAGAACCTTCCAGGATTTGTTGGAATACGTCACTGAAGACGATTGCATGATCATCAACAATACCAAAGTTTTTCCAGCCAGGATGTTTGGAAGGAAAGAAAAAACAGGTGCCAAAATTGAAGTTTTTCTTCTGAGAGAACTAAACAGGGATGTCCGGCTTTGGGACGTTTTGGTAGATCCAGCCAGAAAAATAAGAGTTGGAAACAAACTTTATTTCTACGACAAGAACGGAAAGGAAGTCCTGGTTGCAGAAGTTGTAGACAACACTACTTCGCGTGGAAGGACCATAAGATTTCTGTTCGACGGCGATCGCGATGCATTTCAAGCTGCATTAAAGACTTTAGGACAGACCCCGCTTCCTAAATACATCACCAGAAATCCCGAACCATCAGATGAAGAACGATATCAAACTATTTATGCCAGTGAAATTGGAGCCGTTGCTGCACCTACAGCAGGGCTGCATATGAGTCGCGAGTTGTATAAAATGCTTCAGATTAAAGGCTTAAATTTTGGCGAAATAACCCTTCATGTTGGCCTCGGTACATTCAGGACAATCGATGTTGAAGATCTTTCCAAACACAAAATGGAAGCAGAATATTTCAGAATTCCAGATGAGACTGCCGACCTGGTCAACAAAGCAAAAGACAACAACAAAAGCATTTTTGCTTTGGGAACAACCAGTATGCGTGCTTTGGAGTCCTCAGTAACCGCATCCCGCTATTTGAGAGCTGCCGAAGGCTGGACCAATTTATTTATTTATCCCCCGTATGAATTCAGAATTGCCAATAAACTGATCACAAATTTTCATTTGCCTAAATCCAGTTTGCTGATTATGGTTTCTGCATTTACCGGACATGAGTTACTTACAGAGGCCTACGAAATTGCTATAAAAGAAAAATACAGGTTCTTTAGCTATGGCGATTCCATGCTTATTGTTTAA
- a CDS encoding DUF2795 domain-containing protein encodes MYWTLELAHHLEEAPWPATRDELIDFAIRNGAPIEVLENLQELEDEEEIYESMEDIWPDYPRKDDFLFNEDEF; translated from the coding sequence ATGTACTGGACATTAGAACTGGCTCACCATCTTGAAGAAGCACCCTGGCCTGCAACACGAGATGAGCTCATTGATTTCGCCATACGAAACGGAGCTCCTATCGAAGTGCTTGAAAACCTTCAGGAACTGGAAGACGAGGAAGAGATTTACGAAAGCATGGAAGATATTTGGCCGGACTATCCCCGGAAAGATGATTTCCTGTTTAATGAAGATGAATTTTAA